A DNA window from Paenibacillus sp. HWE-109 contains the following coding sequences:
- a CDS encoding AraC family transcriptional regulator: MRSLSFLSKMTMFGFLLSTLPVIFIGAFAFVTSSSEIQKNVNEGKMQLISQINSNVEQKLTTVNHTLNQVINSTVLKKALDMPLTVNDFMMYDDLRSEIRYMQSFDTKLEDVILINARENWMIKNSGLYRFDNYPYHDKLVEQMNTQENSTWVMNPSKWFYTEENSRSVTCDYSISLVKKLPTTGLEKYGLAMANIPACSLQDLIQSDTEYLDDILILDEQNRIIMHPNPSLIGKPITEAGLTDMKQLAAPTGQFTTDIHDKRYAVSFLHSNLNNWTYLSLTSIDSLTKESGKIGTYTIYICLLMLLLSMLLAWLGSRKMYSPIQLLLNQIGGLVTVNQKRKANEFQLIGEHVHTLFQSKSQLEREVHQHIGQVRTFFLIKAYQGHIKQAELLEKLKQFGYTKHIETWQTMSVITLQIDSIDHTRYEKRDLELLLFAVHNIIEELIPSEQRLAPIIMDQTVVTLIGSSDCEATAFRTTVYALTELLQQHIFNYLNLHVSIGMSLPIHTFNQMPIAYREGLEALKHRIKLGEGIIIQYENINSGKHYLNLNYPKPIENELIDAVKLAEKDKSKELLRQLLQAVFAAQLTPQEYQIPLARLLNNLLMVMQESGISLNQIHPTKGSLFEELLNLHMTAEIEDWFWTEVIHPLIRIHRDRQDAQYHNISEKIIDLVQKYYDTDLTLEDCASRLHYNANYLSSIFRKETNCSFSDYLSTYRFNMAKKWLSESDMPIKDISSKLRYNNSQNFIRSFRKQEGITPGQYRDKHKESKEPTHS; this comes from the coding sequence ATGCGATCTTTAAGTTTTCTTAGCAAAATGACCATGTTCGGGTTTCTGCTCAGTACACTTCCGGTTATTTTTATCGGCGCTTTTGCTTTCGTCACTTCGTCGAGCGAGATCCAAAAAAATGTCAACGAAGGCAAAATGCAGCTAATCTCTCAAATCAATTCCAATGTAGAGCAGAAATTAACGACTGTCAACCATACACTCAATCAGGTCATTAACTCGACAGTGCTCAAAAAGGCTCTGGATATGCCCTTAACTGTAAACGATTTCATGATGTACGATGATCTGCGCAGCGAGATTCGTTATATGCAATCTTTTGATACGAAGCTGGAAGATGTTATTCTGATTAATGCTCGGGAGAACTGGATGATTAAAAATTCGGGCTTGTACCGTTTTGACAATTATCCCTATCACGACAAGCTCGTGGAGCAGATGAACACACAGGAAAACAGCACCTGGGTCATGAATCCGTCCAAATGGTTCTATACCGAGGAGAACTCGCGGAGTGTAACGTGTGACTACAGCATTTCTTTGGTGAAAAAGCTGCCGACCACCGGCCTGGAGAAATACGGCCTAGCGATGGCCAACATCCCGGCTTGCAGCCTGCAGGATCTGATCCAAAGCGATACGGAGTATCTCGATGATATCCTCATTCTGGATGAACAGAACCGGATTATTATGCATCCGAATCCCAGTCTAATTGGCAAACCGATCACCGAGGCCGGGCTGACTGACATGAAACAACTGGCTGCACCGACAGGTCAATTCACGACGGATATTCACGATAAGCGCTATGCGGTAAGCTTTCTGCATTCGAATCTGAATAACTGGACGTATTTATCCTTGACCTCGATCGACAGTTTAACCAAAGAATCCGGTAAAATCGGTACCTACACGATCTACATCTGCCTCCTCATGCTGCTGCTTTCTATGCTGCTGGCTTGGCTCGGCTCGCGCAAAATGTACTCGCCTATCCAGCTCCTTCTAAACCAAATCGGCGGTCTTGTAACCGTCAATCAGAAGCGCAAGGCGAATGAATTTCAGCTGATTGGCGAGCATGTTCATACGTTATTTCAGTCCAAGTCCCAGTTGGAACGAGAGGTTCACCAGCACATCGGGCAGGTGCGGACATTCTTCCTGATCAAAGCGTATCAAGGTCATATCAAGCAAGCCGAGCTGCTTGAGAAGCTCAAACAATTCGGCTATACAAAGCATATCGAAACGTGGCAAACCATGTCCGTCATCACGCTGCAGATCGATTCCATTGACCATACTCGCTACGAGAAACGCGATCTGGAACTGCTGTTGTTCGCTGTGCACAATATCATCGAGGAACTGATCCCATCCGAGCAGCGCCTGGCGCCTATCATCATGGATCAGACCGTCGTTACCTTGATTGGCAGCTCCGACTGCGAGGCCACTGCGTTCCGCACGACCGTTTATGCACTAACCGAGCTGCTGCAGCAGCATATTTTCAACTATTTGAACCTGCATGTCAGCATTGGCATGAGCCTGCCTATTCACACCTTCAACCAGATGCCGATCGCCTACCGGGAGGGCTTGGAAGCTTTGAAACACCGTATCAAGTTGGGCGAAGGCATCATAATCCAATACGAAAACATTAACTCCGGCAAGCACTATCTGAACCTGAACTATCCGAAACCGATCGAAAATGAATTAATCGACGCGGTCAAGCTGGCCGAAAAAGATAAATCCAAAGAGCTGCTGCGTCAGCTTCTGCAAGCCGTGTTCGCTGCCCAGCTTACGCCCCAGGAATATCAAATTCCGTTGGCGCGCCTGCTCAACAACCTGCTCATGGTGATGCAGGAATCCGGCATTAGCCTGAATCAAATTCACCCGACTAAAGGCTCTCTGTTCGAGGAACTATTGAATTTGCACATGACTGCCGAAATCGAGGACTGGTTCTGGACCGAAGTCATCCATCCGCTGATTCGAATTCATCGGGATCGGCAGGATGCCCAATATCACAATATTTCTGAGAAAATCATCGATCTTGTACAAAAATATTATGATACCGATCTAACCTTGGAGGACTGCGCTTCACGCTTGCATTACAATGCCAATTATTTGAGCAGCATTTTCCGCAAAGAAACCAACTGCTCCTTCAGTGATTATTTATCGACATATCGGTTCAACATGGCCAAAAAATGGCTGTCGGAGTCCGACATGCCGATCAAGGATATCTCCTCCAAGCTGCGATATAACAATTCACAAAACTTCATTCGCTCGTTCCGCAAGCAAGAAGGCATTACCCCCGGCCAGTACCGGGATAAACACAAAGAAAGCAAGGAGCCTACGCATTCGTAG
- a CDS encoding sugar phosphate isomerase/epimerase family protein: protein MLRGLTGAGLGKLESTEQFIELAAKYGFQAVDIDALGLVESHSVDGARELLAKHGLVIGSIGLPVEWRKTEEEFLAGLPKLAQAAEAAAALGCTSCCTYVLPSTDYKAAHFMALATRRLRTCAQILGAYGIRFGLELVGPHHLRTQWANPFIWTLEETLDWIDAIGESNVGLLFDAYHWYTNGLTVADIEKLRVDQIVHVHINDAPDVPLAEVRDNGRVYPGEGVIDLNGFLQGLQRIGYKGAVAQEILTAAPPTDSPESLVQRSKAGFDKVYAAAGIS from the coding sequence ATGCTTAGAGGATTAACGGGAGCAGGACTAGGCAAGCTGGAAAGCACGGAACAGTTCATCGAGTTAGCGGCAAAATACGGCTTCCAAGCTGTCGACATCGACGCGCTTGGTTTAGTCGAGAGCCACAGTGTGGATGGCGCGCGTGAGCTGCTTGCCAAACATGGCCTCGTCATTGGTTCGATCGGACTGCCGGTTGAATGGCGCAAAACGGAAGAAGAGTTCCTCGCAGGCCTACCCAAGCTAGCACAAGCAGCCGAGGCTGCTGCTGCATTGGGCTGCACGAGCTGCTGTACCTATGTGCTGCCGTCAACTGATTATAAAGCTGCGCATTTTATGGCGCTGGCAACGCGCAGACTGCGTACATGCGCCCAAATTCTAGGCGCTTATGGTATTCGTTTTGGTCTGGAGTTAGTAGGACCGCATCACCTGCGTACGCAGTGGGCAAATCCGTTCATCTGGACTCTGGAAGAAACGCTGGATTGGATCGATGCGATCGGCGAGAGCAACGTGGGTCTGCTGTTCGATGCGTACCACTGGTACACGAACGGGTTAACCGTAGCGGACATCGAGAAGCTGCGCGTGGATCAAATCGTCCATGTGCACATCAACGATGCACCGGATGTGCCGCTTGCGGAAGTGCGCGACAACGGACGCGTCTATCCGGGTGAAGGCGTTATTGATTTGAACGGCTTCCTGCAAGGCTTGCAGCGCATTGGCTACAAGGGCGCGGTTGCTCAGGAAATTTTGACGGCGGCTCCGCCGACAGATTCCCCTGAAAGCTTGGTGCAGCGCTCCAAAGCAGGTTTTGATAAAGTGTACGCAGCCGCGGGCATTTCGTAG
- a CDS encoding Gfo/Idh/MocA family protein: MGSVNKIRLGIIGAGNIGGVHILEFSKLANLCEITAITDAYLPLAEARAQEHGIAYVAATPEELINSANVDAVIIGVPNQYHASLAVQAIEAGKHVLIEKPMGINAEAAKQILKASEASDTVVMIGHQMRWEAVPLLIKEQIDAGELGKIYTAKTGWFRRKGIPGWGTWFTKMDESGGGPLIDIGVHMLDLALYLMGNPKPVSVFGATYAEFGPRKKGIGTWGKPNWNGTYDVEDLATALIRMEDGSTLTLEVSWAVHMDTDNTPFIHLMGSDGGASYKGASGKLLTEKFNRAIETDLKKPEDDEGERLRLSLHFLDCIKEGKQPITSALSGYTNNLILDAIYESSRTGNEVKLNWDI; the protein is encoded by the coding sequence GTGGGAAGCGTTAACAAAATTAGATTAGGTATTATTGGTGCAGGGAATATTGGTGGCGTTCATATCCTTGAGTTTTCCAAATTAGCGAATTTATGTGAAATTACAGCGATTACAGATGCGTATCTGCCGTTAGCAGAAGCACGCGCCCAAGAACACGGGATTGCTTATGTGGCAGCAACGCCTGAAGAGCTTATCAATAGCGCGAATGTAGACGCTGTCATTATCGGCGTGCCTAACCAATATCATGCATCACTAGCTGTGCAGGCTATCGAAGCCGGCAAGCATGTGCTGATCGAGAAGCCGATGGGCATTAATGCGGAAGCAGCGAAACAGATTTTAAAAGCGAGTGAAGCTTCTGACACGGTGGTCATGATCGGCCACCAAATGCGCTGGGAAGCCGTGCCTTTATTGATCAAAGAACAAATCGACGCAGGCGAGTTAGGCAAAATTTATACAGCCAAAACCGGCTGGTTCCGCCGCAAAGGCATTCCGGGCTGGGGAACATGGTTTACGAAAATGGATGAATCAGGCGGCGGTCCGCTGATTGATATCGGTGTGCATATGCTGGATTTGGCTTTGTATTTGATGGGCAATCCTAAGCCGGTATCTGTTTTTGGGGCAACCTATGCAGAGTTCGGGCCTCGTAAGAAAGGGATCGGCACTTGGGGGAAACCGAATTGGAACGGCACTTATGACGTGGAAGATTTGGCGACCGCTTTGATTCGCATGGAAGATGGCAGCACACTGACGCTGGAAGTTAGCTGGGCGGTTCATATGGATACAGACAATACTCCGTTCATTCACCTCATGGGGTCAGACGGCGGGGCAAGCTACAAAGGGGCTTCGGGCAAGCTGCTTACCGAGAAATTCAATCGGGCTATTGAGACGGATTTGAAAAAACCAGAGGATGACGAAGGCGAGCGTCTGCGACTCAGCCTACACTTCCTGGATTGCATTAAAGAAGGCAAGCAGCCAATCACATCCGCTTTGTCGGGATATACGAATAATTTGATTTTGGATGCCATCTACGAATCCTCGCGTACGGGGAACGAAGTGAAATTAAACTGGGACATTTAA
- a CDS encoding AraC family transcriptional regulator, giving the protein MTYFPDYLKTYPNMDSSFPFHLSRNTLDRGFRAHRHDYLEFSYVIAGHGAEMINDVKHEMTPGTFTFVLPYQVHEIFTDPGQNLILYNCTFSMDLLMEPGNDQGLSGLFQDMNTLPAYVQLSGHDQEHMSALIEDMYHEYKGEERYRQTLLKSKLKEILVRFDRIRWKHLSPGQLELPESAPLAGSKASQSVWPIIHYIHRNYQEDLALSDLASRFSMSISRISEVIKQTTGQTFLHFLNDLRLRHACSLLVSTDMSVTEIALEVGYGSYKTFSRIFRESKGVVPKDYRKAEHGRRAT; this is encoded by the coding sequence ATGACGTACTTTCCCGATTACCTGAAAACGTACCCAAATATGGATTCATCCTTCCCCTTCCATCTCAGCCGCAATACGCTGGATCGCGGGTTCAGGGCGCATCGCCACGACTATCTGGAATTTTCTTATGTCATCGCCGGACACGGGGCTGAAATGATCAATGACGTGAAGCATGAGATGACGCCAGGGACTTTCACCTTCGTGCTGCCTTATCAAGTGCATGAAATCTTCACCGATCCTGGTCAAAATCTAATCCTATACAATTGCACATTCAGTATGGACCTGCTTATGGAGCCCGGCAACGATCAGGGACTTTCCGGTCTTTTTCAAGACATGAATACCTTGCCTGCCTACGTCCAGCTCAGCGGCCATGATCAAGAACATATGAGCGCGCTCATTGAAGATATGTACCACGAATACAAAGGGGAAGAGCGCTATCGGCAAACGCTTCTGAAATCAAAACTTAAGGAGATTCTCGTTCGTTTCGATCGTATTCGCTGGAAACATCTCTCCCCCGGTCAACTCGAGCTGCCGGAAAGCGCCCCGCTGGCGGGTTCGAAAGCAAGCCAATCGGTTTGGCCGATTATTCATTACATCCATCGAAATTACCAAGAGGATCTTGCCTTGTCCGATCTTGCTTCCCGCTTCTCGATGAGCATCTCGCGCATCAGCGAGGTCATTAAACAAACGACCGGCCAGACGTTCCTCCACTTCCTGAACGACCTGCGCTTGCGACATGCTTGCAGCCTGCTCGTGTCCACGGACATGAGCGTGACCGAAATTGCTCTTGAGGTTGGCTATGGCTCATACAAAACTTTTTCTCGCATTTTCCGCGAAAGCAAAGGTGTCGTGCCCAAGGACTACCGCAAGGCGGAACATGGTCGGCGGGCGACATGA
- a CDS encoding RNA polymerase sigma factor, which translates to MNGHLEQRRDSYMETQRELVVRARAGDREAFGDLVRHHRSQALGLATSIAQDTFIAEDIVQDALIRAFMHIGTLMNADRFVPWLQRIVRNQAYMKLRRGGPYGKEQPFSSFNRQAEETLAPTDWTDIDSILFRLAGSAFEEARYRDDPAESFMRADMLQCLRELLFCLSRRERTVFEAHFFDELTPVQIAALFQTKTANVYNMLSRSRSKVCRERIRVSLNGYVQQRAAQGLPKRVILASPPI; encoded by the coding sequence ATGAACGGGCACTTGGAACAGCGCAGGGATAGCTATATGGAAACACAACGGGAGCTTGTCGTACGGGCACGGGCCGGAGATAGAGAGGCATTCGGGGATCTGGTGCGCCACCATCGCAGCCAAGCACTCGGCCTCGCGACATCAATCGCGCAGGACACCTTCATTGCCGAGGATATTGTGCAGGATGCGCTTATTCGGGCATTTATGCACATCGGCACCTTAATGAATGCGGATCGCTTCGTACCTTGGCTGCAGCGGATTGTTCGCAACCAAGCATACATGAAGCTGCGCCGAGGCGGGCCTTACGGCAAAGAACAGCCTTTCTCATCTTTCAACCGCCAAGCGGAAGAGACTTTAGCACCTACAGACTGGACGGACATCGACAGTATCCTCTTCCGGCTGGCTGGCTCGGCATTCGAAGAAGCGCGCTATCGTGATGATCCAGCCGAGTCCTTCATGAGAGCCGACATGCTTCAGTGCCTGCGGGAATTGCTATTCTGCCTTAGCAGGCGTGAGCGAACCGTCTTTGAAGCTCATTTTTTTGACGAGTTGACTCCGGTTCAAATCGCGGCCCTGTTTCAGACCAAAACAGCCAATGTGTACAACATGCTTTCCCGCTCCCGCTCCAAAGTGTGCAGGGAAAGAATCCGCGTCTCCTTGAACGGCTACGTGCAGCAAAGAGCCGCGCAAGGCCTGCCCAAGCGAGTCATCCTTGCCTCTCCCCCAATCTGA
- a CDS encoding ArsR/SmtB family transcription factor, producing the protein MNVISTISALAEPNRLHIVELLRDGPLTVGEIADRLELRQPQVSKHLRVLSEAGIVEVQPAANRRIYRLRAQPLQELNTWLNMFRRMWEERFDRLDDYLQHLQAQDKNTDNKPSSYHYLNWRNRSCPKTQTLLTRN; encoded by the coding sequence ATGAATGTGATTTCGACTATAAGCGCTCTTGCCGAGCCTAACCGTTTGCATATTGTCGAACTTTTGCGAGATGGCCCCCTGACGGTTGGGGAAATCGCTGATCGACTTGAGCTCCGTCAGCCGCAAGTTTCCAAGCATCTCAGAGTTCTGAGCGAGGCGGGCATCGTGGAAGTTCAGCCGGCTGCCAATCGGCGGATCTACAGGCTGCGAGCCCAGCCGCTGCAAGAACTGAACACCTGGCTGAATATGTTCCGCCGTATGTGGGAGGAACGTTTCGATCGTTTAGACGATTATTTACAGCACCTGCAAGCCCAAGACAAGAATACCGACAACAAGCCTTCTTCATACCATTACCTTAATTGGAGGAATCGATCATGTCCGAAAACACAAACCCTGCTAACCCGGAATTAG
- a CDS encoding SRPBCC family protein, whose translation MSENTNPANPELEISRVFNAPRELVFKVWTEAEHLEKWWGPKGLTLEVASLDLRPGGTFHYSMTTPDGQIMWGLFKYREISPSDKLVFTNSFSDEEGNVTRAAFSAAFPLEILNVLTFEEHAGKTTVTLRGGPINTTDEENQFFAGMFDSMRQGFGGTFDQLDDYLATIA comes from the coding sequence ATGTCCGAAAACACAAACCCTGCTAACCCGGAATTAGAAATTTCACGCGTTTTCAATGCTCCCCGTGAGCTTGTATTTAAAGTCTGGACCGAAGCGGAACATCTGGAAAAATGGTGGGGACCAAAGGGATTAACCTTAGAAGTAGCTAGTCTAGACCTGCGTCCCGGCGGCACCTTTCACTACAGCATGACAACGCCGGATGGTCAGATCATGTGGGGACTGTTTAAATATCGTGAAATCTCGCCATCTGATAAGCTTGTTTTCACGAATTCTTTTTCCGATGAGGAAGGCAATGTGACCCGAGCAGCATTTAGCGCTGCTTTTCCGCTGGAAATTCTCAATGTATTAACGTTTGAAGAACATGCTGGCAAAACAACGGTTACACTCCGCGGTGGCCCCATCAACACTACAGACGAAGAAAACCAATTCTTCGCAGGTATGTTCGACAGCATGCGCCAAGGCTTCGGCGGAACTTTCGATCAACTAGACGATTACTTGGCAACGATTGCCTAA